One Thunnus albacares chromosome 12, fThuAlb1.1, whole genome shotgun sequence genomic region harbors:
- the yes1 gene encoding tyrosine-protein kinase yes: MGCVRSKEDKSPALKYRPDNSNATPVNAHLGHYGPDPTLMGHSPAMKTHNNSYNSHASALTPFGGASSVMTPFGGASTSFTSVAVSSPFPSVITGGVTFFVALYDYEARTSDDLSFKKGDRFQIINNTEGDWWEARSINTGQKGYIPSNYVAPADSIQAEEWYFGKMGRKDAERLLLLPGNQRGTFLARESETTKGAYSLSIRDWDEIKGDNVKHYKIRKLDNGGYYITTRAQFETLQKLVKHYTEHADGLCYRLTTVCPTVKPQTQGLAKDAWEIPRESLRLEVKLGQGCFGEVWMGTWNGTTKVAIKTLKPGTMSPEAFLQEAQIMKKLRHDKLVPLYAVVSEEPIYIVTEFMGKGSLLDFLKEGDGKYLKLPQLVDMAAQIADGMAFIERMNYIHRDLRAANILVADNLVCKIADFGLARLIEDNEYTARQGAKFPIKWTAPEAALYGRFTIKSDVWSFGILLTELVTKGRVPYPGMVNREVLEQVERGYRMPCPQGCPESLHEMMRQCWKKEPDERPTFEYIQSFLEDYFTATEPQYQPGDNL; this comes from the exons ATGGGTTGCGTCAGGAGTAAAGAAGACAAGAGCCCGGCGCTGAAGTACCGACCCGATAACTCAAATGCCACGCCGGTCAACGCCCACCTGGGCCACTACGGGCCCGACCCCACCCTGATGGGTCATTCGCCAGCAATGAAGACACACAACAACAGCTACAACAGCCACGCCAGCGCCCTCACGCCTTTTGGCGGAGCGTCTTCAGTCATGACGCCCTTCGGCGGGGCGTCCACCTCCTTCACCTCGGTGGCTGTGAGCAGTCCCTTCCCTAGTGTCATCACAG GCGGTGTAACATTTTTTGTAGCGCTGTACGACTACGAAGCGAGGACGTCGGACGATCTGTCGTTCAAAAAAGGGGATCGCTTCCAGATTATCAACAACAC GGAAGGCGACTGGTGGGAGGCTCGCTCCATTAACACCGGACAGAAAGGTTACATCCCCAGTAACTACGTGGCCCCAGCCGACTCCATACAGGCTGAAGA ATGGTACTTTGGTAAAATGGGCCGCAAAGACGCTGAGCGTCTCTTATTGCTTCCAGGGAACCAGCGGGGCACTTTCTTGGCACGAGAGAGTGAGACGACCAAAG GTGCCTACTCTCTGTCTATCCGGGACTGGGATGAGATAAAGGGAGACAACGTCAAACACTACAAAATCCGTAAGCTGGATAACGGTGGTTATTACATCACCACTCGGGCCCAGTTTGAGACACTACAGAAGCTGGTGAAACACTACACAG AACATGCCGATGGTCTGTGCTACAGGCTGACGACCGTGTGCCCCACGGTGAAGCCTCAGACTCAGGGACTAGCTAAGGATGCCTGGGAAATTCCCCGAGAGTCCCTCCGACTGGAGGTCAAACTGGGCCAGGGTTGCTTTGGAGAAGTCTGGATGG gCACATGGAATGGAACTACTAAGGTGGCGATCAAGACCCTGAAGCCCGGCACCATGTCCCCAGAGGCTTTCCTGCAGGAGGCTCAGATCATGAAGAAACTCCGACATGACAAACTGGTACCTCTCTATGCTGTGGTGTCTGAGGAACCCATCTACATCGTCACCGAGTTTATGGGCAAAG GGAGTTTACTGGACTTCCTGAAGGAGGGAGATGGGAAATATCTGAAGCTGCCTCAGCTGGTGGATATGGCTGCACAG ATTGCAGACGGCATGGCCTTCATTGAGAGGATGAACTATATCCACAGGGACCTGAGAGCTGCCAACATTCTGGTGGCTGATAACCTGGTGTGTAAAATCGCCGACTTCGGCCTGGCTCGGCTCATCGAGGACAACGAGTACACCGCCagacaag GTGCTAAGTTCCCCATCAAGTGGACGGCCCCTGAAGCTGCTCTGTACGGCCGCTTCACTATCAAATCAGATGTCTGGTCATTTGGTATACTACTGACTGAACTGGTGACCAAGGGCAGAGTACCATATCCAG gTATGGTGAACCGAGAGGTACTTGAGCAGGTAGAACGAGGATACCGCATGCCGTGTCCACAGGGCTGCCCCGAGTCTCTCCACGAGATGATGAGGCAGTGCTGGAAGAAGGAGCCAGACGAGAGACCGACATTCGAGTACATCCAGTCCTTTTTGGAAGACTACTTCACAGCCACAGAGCCACAGTACCAGCCAGGGGACAACCTCTAG
- the clul1 gene encoding clusterin-like protein 1 codes for MKSLQHSSEKKKGAAQLAKDVTDKLEEAEEQCKDSLQSEWEECRPCLEDACKTFYTSTCRRGFATFRAKVENFFRRVSTRFGPREPRMDTGDILVNQDPDNTDTEVVRIEDSFNRLISKVGMLVNRSVALVSRMNDRLDKVLQRAFLNDTDDLTEETTSDPYYPARDSGFLQGVGLEEVLDSFFDFGKSVVDEFGAVVTQVFDDLHEAVEEEKKKGRSFPRFLQNRKLCRDLRKQSSECWQLQNQCEACQGALLTECPSVRELHVELDEVSQLLDVSKEQYDEILSIVQRHTDETVNWLSNMADEFSWVAQAVNNSSAPENIFRITMVAPKSHKENVSVTETKVQVNILNSPALILSVPGELELEDPAFIQYVAQEALDKYKEMARYEEDE; via the exons ATGAAGTCCCTCCAACACagcagtgaaaagaaaaaa GGGGCAGCCCAGCTGGCTAAGGATGTGACTGATAAgctggaggaggcagaggagcagTGTAAAGACTCCCTGCAGTCTGAGTGGGAGGAATGCAGACCCTGTCTGGAGGATGCATGTAAAACCTTCTACACCTCCACCTGCCGCAGGGGATTTGCCACTTTCCGTGCCAAG GTGGAGAACTTCTTCCGCAGAGTGTCCACACGCTTTGGCCCCCGTGAGCCTCGTATGGACACAGGAGACATCCTGGTGAACCAGGACCCCGacaacactgacacagaggTCGTCCGCATTGAGGACTCCTTCAACCGCCTGATCAGCAAGGTGGGCATGCTGGTGAACCGCAGCGTCGCCCTGGTCTCCAGGATGAACGACAGGCTCGACAAGGTGCTCCAGAGGGCCTTCCTGAACGATACCGATGACTTGACTGAAGAAACCACCTCAGATCCCTACTACCCGGCCCGCGACTCAGGCTTCCTGCAGGGTGTGGGCTTGGAGGAGGTGCTGGACTCCTTCTTTGACTTTGGCAAGAGCGTGGTGGATGAGTTTGGAGCTGTGGTGACCCAGGTCTTTGATGACCTCCATGaggcagtggaggaggagaagaagaaag GGAGAAGTTTCCCCCGTTTCCTGCAGAACAGGAAGCTGTGCAGAGACCTTCGCAAACAGTCCTCAGAGTGCTGGCAGCTACAGAACCAGTGCGAGGCCTGTCAGGGAGCCCTGCTCACAG AGTGCCCCAGTGTACGTGAGCTGCATGTGGAGCTGGACGAGGTTTCCCAGCTGCTGGATGTCTCCAAAGAGCAGTATGATGAGATCTTGTCTATTGTCCAGCGCCACACTGATGAAACAGTCAACTGGCTCAGCAACATGGCTGATGAGTTCAGCTGGGTGGCTCAGGCTGTGAACAACAGCAGTGCCCCTGAAAATATCTTCCGTATCACCATG GTGGCGCCAAAGAGCCATAAAGAGAATGTATCTGTGACTGAAACTAAGGTGCAGGTAAACATCCTCAACTCCCCTGCACTTATCCTCTCGGTTCCTggagagctggagctggaggacCCAGCCTTCATCCAGTATGTGGCCCAGGAGGCTCTGGACAAATACAAGGAGATGGCCAG GTATGAGGAGGATGAGTAA